A stretch of the Argentina anserina chromosome 6, drPotAnse1.1, whole genome shotgun sequence genome encodes the following:
- the LOC126800413 gene encoding COP1-interactive protein 1, whose translation MDETQVTEVSAEIPVKAVEEAETNEKVTNGDVLLFEKEGKKDEDEANFDGEFIKVEKESLTEKTLAGEDSKPSIIERSTSNSSRELLEAREKMSELEVENERLAGVLKQSESENSELKSEALLTKEKLEESGKKNKELELSHKKLQEQITEAEEKYSSQLSVLQEALQTQEEKHKDLIGVKESFDGLSLELENSRKRMQELEQELQSSAGEMQKFEELHKQSGSHAESETKRALEFEKLLEVAKLSAKEMEDQMGSIQEELKRLYDKIAEDEKVKEALQSAAAELSAVQEELVLSKSQGADLEQRLSDKEALISELTGELDLKKASESQVREDISALESLFASVKQDLQAKVAELEEIKLKLQEESSAKELVEAAKKTHEEQVVVVQEKLAVVTKEKEAVEAAVADLTGNVQLMKELCSDLEEKLKLSEENFGKTDSLLSEALSNNVELEQKLKSLEVLHSESGAAHATATQRSLELEGIIQSSTAAAEEVKLQLTELHTRFISVEQKNVELEQQLNLVESNKGVAERNLEELSEKRSVLTATLGEVEAEKNQLSSQVQEFQEKITQLESALNQSSLHNEELQEQLKISTEKCSEHEGKATTIHQRSLELEDLIQVSHSKVEDASKKASELELLLETEKYRIQELEEQISTLEKKCEDAEADSKKYSNNVSELASELEAFQEKASSLEVALKTANDKERELTESLNIATEEKKLLEDASKSSTEKYSEAENLVEVLKNELSETKEKLMKIEIDLEAAGIREGEVIEKLKLAEDQLEQHSKVIEQTSSRNLELKSLHESLSRDSEIKLQEAIGNFSNRDSEAKSLAEKLTILEDQVKAYEEKVAAAAEKSASLKEELDISLSKLASSESANEELRKQILEAEDKASQSFSENEMLVGTNVQLKSKIDELQELLNSALSDKEATTGQLVSHKSTIEELTEKHSRAFDLHSVAEARILELEAQIKVHEERAVELSAVSETTKVQLEEALLKLKQLENIVEELQTKLTHSEEESRKLAEANVKLTDEVSVYESKVSDLEAKLSATILEKDETVEQLQTAQKTIEELTQQLSSEGQKLQSQISSVMDENNLLNELHQSTKKELQQVISQLEEQLQEHKAGGDALKSEIENLKAEVAEKPLLQKSLEKLEEQLVKAEAQLVKEVETVKAAAVAREAELTSKLEDHAIKVHDRDALNEQVLHLQRELEFAQTAVSEKKEADSQKDLEREAALKHSLEQLEAKNKEVALLDKQVKDLEQKLQLSDANITERGDISGLEVKSRDIGSTLSSPSKRKSKKKSEAKTSAPTSSSSESLAHTADASPMMTIKVVLGVALVSVILGIVLGKSY comes from the exons ATGGATGAAACACAAGTGACTGAAGTGAGTGCAGAGATCCCAGTGAAGGCCGTTGAAGAAGCTGAGACTAATGAAAAG GTGACAAATGGGGACGTCCTACTGtttgaaaaagaaggaaagaaagacGAGGATGAAGCGAACTTCGATGGAGAGTTCATCAAAGTTGAGAAGGAATCACTAACTGAAAAGACATTGGCGGGGGAGGACAGCAAGCCATCTATTATTGAGAGAAGCACAAGCAATTCAAGCAGGGAGTTATTAGAAGCGCGGGAGAAGATGAGTGAACTTGAGGTAGAGAATGAAAGATTGGCTGGTGTGTTGAAGCAATCAGAGTCGGAGAATTCTGAGCTGAAGAGTGAGGCCTTACTTACAAAGGAGAAGCTTGAAGAAAGTGGAAAGAAGAACAAGGAGCTGGAACTCAGCCACAAGAAATTGCAAGAGCAGATCACTGAAGCTGAGGAGAAATATAGTTCACAACTCAGTGTTTTGCAAGAGGCATTGCAAACTCAAGAAGAAAAGCACAAGGATCTTATTGGGGTGAAGGAATCTTTTGATGGTCTAAGCCTCGAGCTTGAAAACTCAAGAAAGAGGATGCAGGAGCTGGAGCAAGAGCTGCAGAGTTCTGCTGGTGAGATGCAGAAGTTTGAGGAGCTGCACAAGCAAAGTGGTTCACACGCCGAGTCTGAGACAAAGAGGGCCTTGGAGTTCGAGAAGCTGCTTGAAGTAGCAAAATTGAGTGCTAAAGAAATGGAAGACCAGATGGGTTCTATTCAAGAAGAACTTAAGAGATTGTATGACAAGATTGCCGAAGATGAAAAAGTGAAGGAAGCACTTCAGTCTGCTGCTGCTGAGCTTTCTGCTGTCCAAGAGGAACTCGTTCTGTCAAAGTCCCAAGGCGCAGACTTGGAGCAACGACTTTCTGATAAGGAAGCTCTTATAAGTGAATTAACCGGGGAATTGGACTTGAAAAAGGCTTCTGAGTCTCAAGTGAGGGAAGACATTTCAGCTCTTGAGAGTCTGTTTGCCTCAGTCAAACAAGATCTTCAGGCAAAGGTTGCTGAGTTGGAAGAAATCAAGCTAAAGCTGCAGGAGGAATCAAGTGCCAAGGAATTGGTTGAAGCTGCGAAAAAAACCCATGAAGAACAGGTTGTAGTTGTACAGGAGAAGTTGGCTGTAGTtactaaagaaaaagaagcagTGGAAGCAGCCGTGGCCGATCTCACTGGTAATGTACAGCTGATGAAGGAGTTGTGCAGTGATcttgaagaaaaattgaagctTTCGGAGGAGAATTTTGGAAAAACAGATTCTCTATTGTCTGAAGCTTTGTCGAACAATGTAGAGCTTGAACAGAAGTTGAAGTCATTGGAGGTGCTACATAGTGAATCAGGAGCTGCACATGCAACTGCTACTCAAAGAAGTCTTGAGCTTGAGGGTATTATTCAATCCTCAACTGCAGCAGCAGAAGAAGTGAAATTGCAATTGACAGAGCTTCATACACGATTTATATCAGTGGAACAAAAGAATGTAGAGCTGGAGCAACAATTAAATTTGGTAGAGTCAAACAAAGGAGTAGCTGAGAGAAATTTGGAAGAACTTTCTGAAAAGAGATCAGTTCTCACTGCAACATTGGGAGAAGTTGAGGCAGAAAAAAATCAGCTGAGCAGTCAAGTTCAAGAATTCCAAGAGAAAATAACACAGCTGGAATCTGCCTTAAACCAGTCATCTTTGCATAATGAGGAGCTTCAGGAGCAATTGAAGATTTCCACTGAGAAATGCTCTGAACATGAAGGCAAAGCCACTACAATTCATCAGCGAAGCCTGGAACTCGAAGATTTGATCCAAGTGTCTCATTCCAAAGTGGAGGATGCTAGTAAAAAGGCGAGTGAGCTGGAGTTGTTACTTGAAACTGAGAAGTATAGAATTCAAGAGCTTGAGGAACAAATAAgcacattggaaaagaaatGTGAGGATGCTGAAGCAGATTCAAAGAAGTATTCGAACAACGTGTCTGAACTCGCTTCTGAACTTGAGGCATTCCAAGAAAAAGCATCTAGCCTTGAAGTTGCACTGAAGACGGCAAATGACAAGGAAAGGGAGTTGACAGAATCCTTGAATATTGCTACTGAAGAGAAGAAATTGTTAGAAGATGCATCAAAGAGCTCGACTGAGAAGTATTCAGAAGCGGAGAATTTAGTGGAAGTCTTGAAGAATGAATTAAGTGAAACTAAAGAGAAATTGATGAAAATCGAAATTGATCTTGAGGCTGCTGGAATCAGAGAAGGTGAGGTCATAGAGAAACTCAAGTTGGCAGAGGATCAACTCGAGCAACATAGCAAAGTGATAGAGCAGACATCATCAAGAAACTTAGAACTTAAATCTCTACACGAATCCCTGTCGAGGGATTCAGAGATTAAACTCCAAGAAGCAATAGGAAACTTTAGTAACAGGGATTCTGAGGCAAAATCTCTTGCTGAGAAACTTACTATTCTTGAAGATCAGGTGAAGGCTTATGAAGAGAAAGTTGCTGCGGCAGCTGAAAAATCTGCATCTTTGAAAGAAGAATTGGATATCAGTTTGAGTAAATTGGCTTCTTCAGAAAGCGCAAATGAAGAACTCCGAAAACAGATCTTGGAAGCAGAAGACAAAGCTTCTCAATCATTCTCAGAAAATGAAATGTTGGTTGGGACTAATGTTCAGCTGAAAAGCAAGATTGATGAATTACAAGAATTGTTGAACTCTGCTCTATCTGATAAAGAAGCCACTACTGGACAGCTTGTTTCCCACAAGAGTACTATTGAGGAGTTAACAGAGAAACACTCAAGAGCCTTTGATCTCCATTCTGTTGCCGAAGCCCGCATTCTGGAATTAGAAGCCCAAATAAAGGTTCATGAAGAGCGGGCTGTAGAATTGTCTGCAGTTTCTGAAACTACTAAAGTACAGCTAGAAGAGGCTCTCTTGAAGCTAAAGCAACTTGAGAATATTGTTGAGGAACTACAAACTAAGTTGACTCACTCTGAAGAAGAGAGCAGAAAGCTAGCCGAGGCAAATGTTAAGCTTACAGATGAAGTGTCTGTATATGAGTCCAAAGTGAGTGATCTAGAAGCTAAATTATCTGCCACCATCCTTGAGAAGGATGAGACAGTTGAACAACTTCAGACTGCACAAAAGACTATAGAAGAGTTAACGCAGCAGCTTTCTTCTGAAGGGCAAAAATTACAATCTCAG ATATCATCGGTTATGGATGAGAATAACCTTCTTAATGAACTGCATCAAAGTACTAAGAAAGAACTTCAGCAAGTGATATCACAGCTTGAAGAACAACTGCAGGAACACAAAGCAGGAGGAGATGCTCTAAAATCTGAGATTGAAAATCTCAAGGCTGAGGTTGCCGAAAAACCCTTGTTACAGAAGTCTCTTGAGAAACTCGAAGAACAGTTGGTGAAAGCTGAAGCTCAACTAGTGAAAGAG GTTGAAACCGTCAAGGCAGCTGCTGTGGCTAGGGAAGCCGAGTTGACTTCAAAATTGGAGGATCATGCAATAAAGGTCCACGATAGAGATGCATTAAATGAGCAAGTACTACACCTTCAGAGGGAGTTAGAATTTGCTCAGACCGCTGTTTCTGAAAAG AAAGAAGCAGATTCTCAAAAGGACTTGGAACGAGAAGCGGCATTGAAGCATTCTCTTGAACAACTTGAAGCTAAGAACAAGGAAGTCGCACTTCTAGACAAGCAAGTCAAAGACCTTGAGCAAAAattacagctttctgatgccaatATAACTGAAAGG GGTGATATCTCAGGATTGGAAGTGAAATCCCGGGACATTGGATCAACCCTTTCATCTCCATCGAAAAGGAAGAGTAAGAAGAAGTCCGAAGCAAAAACTTCTGCTCCAACATCATCCTCATCAGAGAGCCTTGCTCACACTGCTGATGCCTCCCCTATGATGACCATTAAGGTCGTACTCGGAGTGGCTCTGGTGTCTGTCATCCTTGGCATAGTTCTTGGGAAAAGTTATTAG
- the LOC126800414 gene encoding uncharacterized protein LOC126800414 isoform X1 produces MTSSLEGFEPIAISPNKQDPGWKHCQVLIKTGDTRVEVKKCLYCGKLFQGGGISRLKFHLAGRKGNGPICDQVPPDVRVLMLQHLDEKIASSRHRKSQVGANLSRSFSGLGNVLTENEDTRLAGGPDLVIREENVGISGDSMTDVPLEVDDCFRSDGLEGLTSVPLAIVDSYKGNALGRKVGVLNSSFLENREEGVDRRVGWKGGNSFVASGAGLGSGSANAIRLSHVPAPIHSEVDNPLVKITSHRSGGYPDSIMLHFQAEVGTSNTDEQSRKRVRYENGSMAANAATIGNNGKVEKATSQQQVQMAIGRFLYEIQAPLDAVKSSVYFQPMIDAIASRGLECKAPSYHDLRGWVLNDAVEEVKNEVFQHTNSWERNGCTLLVNQLNTEKGRMLLNFSVYCPEGTTFLKSVDASILINSPDALYEILKQVVEEVGVVRVLQVITNSEEHYVIAGKRLMDTFPTLYWSPCAAACINLILEDFGKVEWINSIVSQARSVTRFIYKHVFLLNMMRRYTFGNDIVKPGVTRYATDFMTLKQMADLKFNLQTMVTSKEWEGCPHSKTPEGSAMLDLLTNHTFWSSCIMIARLTNPLLQVLRIVGSQKKAAMGYVFGGMYRAKETIKREFVKKEEYTAYWNIIDYRWQKLWDLPLLAAGFYLNPKFFYSIKGDMNKVIMSKMLDCIVKLVPDLKIQDEISKEITFYQNAVGDLGRNLAIRARENLLPAEWWSTYGSGCPNMARLAVRILSQTCSLVQCKENQIPFDQLHKTRNSLEHQRLSDFVFVQYNLQLRQTEHEYVDSMSFDNSSVVEEWVTETEMYLEDNGSTDWKAIDPPSYNSRLLELSADECDLGSGFDDNEIFFDGLQVVKEEGRA; encoded by the exons ATGACATCTTCTTTGGAGGGTTTTGAGCCCATAGCTATTTCCCCAAATAAACAAGACCCAGgatggaaacactgtcaagtTCTCATTAAAACTGGGGACACAAGGGTTGAGGTTAAGAAGTGTTTGTATTGTGGCAAACTGTTTCAGGGTGGAGGGATTAGTAGGCTTAAATTTCACCTTGCTGGTAGAAAAGGAAATGGCCCAATTTGTGATCAGGTCCCTCCCGATGTTCGTGTTTTGATGCTGCAGCATCTGGATGAAAAGATTGCATCTTCTAGGCATAGAAAGAGTCAAGTGGGTGCGAACTTGAGTCGTAGTTTTAGTGGATTAGGCAATGTGCTTACTGAGAATGAAGATACCAGATTGGCTGGAGGACCCGATTTGGTGATTCGTGAGGAAAATGTGGGAATCAGTGGTGATAGTATGACTGATGTGCCTCTTGAGGTTGATGATTGTTTCAGGAGTGATGGTTTAGAGGGACTGACTAGTGTGCCTCTTGCAATAGTTGACTCTTATAAGGGTAATGCGCTAGGGAGAAAAGTTGGAGTACTGAATTCAAGTTTCTTGGAAAATCGAGAGGAGGGTGTTGATAGGCGAGTAGGGTGGAAGGGTGGAAATTCTTTTGTAGCTAGTGGTGCTGGTTTGGGTTCTGGTTCTGCTAATGCTATCAGATTGAGTCATGTCCCAGCTCCTATTCATAGTGAGGTAGACAATCCACTTGTCAAAATCACAAGTCACAGATCAGGTGGTTATCCTGATTCAATTATGTTACATTTTCAAGCTGAAGTTGGCACAAGTAATACAGATGAGCAAAGTAGGAAGAGGGTTAGATATGAGAATGGATCAATGGCTGCCAATGCTGCGACTATAGGCAACAATGGTAAAGTTGAAAAGGCAACCAGTCAGCAGCAGGTTCAGATGGCCATTGGACGGTTTCTTTACGAGATTCAGGCTCCTCTGGATGCCGTGAAGAGTTCTGTTTATTTTCAGCCCATGATTGATGCAATTGCCTCCAGGGGACTAGAGTGTAAAGCACCCTCATATCATGATCTTCGCGGTTGGGTATTGAATGATGCGGTTGAAGAAGTTAAGAATGAAGTTTTTCAGCACACAAATTCTTGGGAAAGGAATGGTTGCACTCTTCTAGTAAACCAATTGAACACCGAAAAGGGTAGGATGTTGCTAAATTTCTCAGTGTACTGTCCTGAAGGAACAACATTTTTGAAATCTGTGGATGCATCCATATTAATAAATTCTCCAGATGCTTTGTACGAGATCCTTAAGCAAGTAGTGGAAGAAGTTGGAGTTGTGCGTGTTTTGCAAGTAATTACAAATAGTGAAGAGCACTATGTTATTGCTGGGAAGAGGTTGATGGATACGTTCCCCACGCTGTACTGGTCTCCCTGTGCAGCTGCTTGCATAAATTTGATACTAGAGGATTTTGGAAAAGTTGAGTGGATAAACTCCATAGTATCACAGGCTAGATCTGTTACAAGGTttatttataaacacgtcttTCTTTTGAATATGATGCGGAGGTATACTTTTGGAAATGACATTGTGAAGCCGGGAGTAACTCGGTATGCTACAGACTTTATGactttgaaacaaatggcTGACCTTAAATTTAATTTGCAGACTATGGTTACTTCAAAAGAATGGGAAGGGTGCCCTCATTCTAAAACACCAGAAGGATCAGCAATGCTGGATTTATTGACTAATCACACATTTTGGTCTTCGTGCATTATGATCGCGCGATTAACAAATCCACTTTTGCAAGTCTTGAGAATCGTTGGTAGCCAGAAGAAGGCAGCAATGGGATATGTTTTTGGAGGAATGTATCGAGCAAAAGAAACAATCAAGAGAGAATTTGTCAAGAAAGAAGAATATACAGCTTACTGGAATATCATAGATTATAGGTGGCAGAAACTATGGGATCTTCCGCTTCTTGCTGCTGGTTTTTACCTTAATCCAAAGTTTTTCTATAGCATCAAGGGAGACATGAACAAGGTGATTATGTCGAAGATGCTGGACTGCATAGTGAAATTGGTCCCAGATTTGAAAATTCAAGACGAAATTAGCAAAGAGATAACCTTTTACCAAAATGCTGTTGGAGATCTGGGGAGGAATTTGGCAATTAGAGCTAGAGAAAATCTGCTTCCTG CTGAATGGTGGTCTACATATGGCAGTGGTTGCCCAAATATGGCACGTTTGGCAGTTCGAATTCTCAGTCAAACGTGCAGCTTAGTTCAGTGCAAGGAGAATCAGATTCCTTTTGATCAGTTACACAAGACAAGGAACAGCTTAGAGCATCAACGTCTAAGTGATTTTGTCTTTGTTCAGTACAACTTGCAACTAAGACAGAC AGAGCACGAGTATGTGGATTCTATGTCATTTGACAACAGTAGCGTTGTTGAAGAATGGGTAACAGAGACCGAAATGTACCTAGAAGACAATGGCAGTACTGATTGGAAGGCAATTGATCCACCCTCTTATAATTCAAGGCTTTTGGAACTTTCAGCTGATGAATGTGACTTGGGTTCAG GATTTGATGACAACGAGATTTTCTTTGATGGATTGCAAGTGGTCAAAGAAGAAGGCAGAGCATAA
- the LOC126800414 gene encoding uncharacterized protein LOC126800414 isoform X2: protein MTSSLEGFEPIAISPNKQDPGWKHCQVLIKTGDTRVEVKKCLYCGKLFQGGGISRLKFHLAGRKGNGPICDQVPPDVRVLMLQHLDEKIASSRHRKSQVGANLSRSFSGLGNVLTENEDTRLAGGPDLVIREENVGISGDSMTDVPLEVDDCFRSDGLEGLTSVPLAIVDSYKGNALGRKVGVLNSSFLENREEGVDRRVGWKGGNSFVASGAGLGSGSANAIRLSHVPAPIHSEVDNPLVKITSHRSGGYPDSIMLHFQAEVGTSNTDEQSRKRVRYENGSMAANAATIGNNGKVEKATSQQQVQMAIGRFLYEIQAPLDAVKSSVYFQPMIDAIASRGLECKAPSYHDLRGWVLNDAVEEVKNEVFQHTNSWERNGCTLLVNQLNTEKGRMLLNFSVYCPEGTTFLKSVDASILINSPDALYEILKQVVEEVGVVRVLQVITNSEEHYVIAGKRLMDTFPTLYWSPCAAACINLILEDFGKVEWINSIVSQARSVTRFIYKHVFLLNMMRRYTFGNDIVKPGVTRYATDFMTLKQMADLKFNLQTMVTSKEWEGCPHSKTPEGSAMLDLLTNHTFWSSCIMIARLTNPLLQVLRIVGSQKKAAMGYVFGGMYRAKETIKREFVKKEEYTAYWNIIDYRWQKLWDLPLLAAGFYLNPKFFYSIKGDMNKVIMSKMLDCIVKLVPDLKIQDEISKEITFYQNAVGDLGRNLAIRARENLLPVFIVLNS from the exons ATGACATCTTCTTTGGAGGGTTTTGAGCCCATAGCTATTTCCCCAAATAAACAAGACCCAGgatggaaacactgtcaagtTCTCATTAAAACTGGGGACACAAGGGTTGAGGTTAAGAAGTGTTTGTATTGTGGCAAACTGTTTCAGGGTGGAGGGATTAGTAGGCTTAAATTTCACCTTGCTGGTAGAAAAGGAAATGGCCCAATTTGTGATCAGGTCCCTCCCGATGTTCGTGTTTTGATGCTGCAGCATCTGGATGAAAAGATTGCATCTTCTAGGCATAGAAAGAGTCAAGTGGGTGCGAACTTGAGTCGTAGTTTTAGTGGATTAGGCAATGTGCTTACTGAGAATGAAGATACCAGATTGGCTGGAGGACCCGATTTGGTGATTCGTGAGGAAAATGTGGGAATCAGTGGTGATAGTATGACTGATGTGCCTCTTGAGGTTGATGATTGTTTCAGGAGTGATGGTTTAGAGGGACTGACTAGTGTGCCTCTTGCAATAGTTGACTCTTATAAGGGTAATGCGCTAGGGAGAAAAGTTGGAGTACTGAATTCAAGTTTCTTGGAAAATCGAGAGGAGGGTGTTGATAGGCGAGTAGGGTGGAAGGGTGGAAATTCTTTTGTAGCTAGTGGTGCTGGTTTGGGTTCTGGTTCTGCTAATGCTATCAGATTGAGTCATGTCCCAGCTCCTATTCATAGTGAGGTAGACAATCCACTTGTCAAAATCACAAGTCACAGATCAGGTGGTTATCCTGATTCAATTATGTTACATTTTCAAGCTGAAGTTGGCACAAGTAATACAGATGAGCAAAGTAGGAAGAGGGTTAGATATGAGAATGGATCAATGGCTGCCAATGCTGCGACTATAGGCAACAATGGTAAAGTTGAAAAGGCAACCAGTCAGCAGCAGGTTCAGATGGCCATTGGACGGTTTCTTTACGAGATTCAGGCTCCTCTGGATGCCGTGAAGAGTTCTGTTTATTTTCAGCCCATGATTGATGCAATTGCCTCCAGGGGACTAGAGTGTAAAGCACCCTCATATCATGATCTTCGCGGTTGGGTATTGAATGATGCGGTTGAAGAAGTTAAGAATGAAGTTTTTCAGCACACAAATTCTTGGGAAAGGAATGGTTGCACTCTTCTAGTAAACCAATTGAACACCGAAAAGGGTAGGATGTTGCTAAATTTCTCAGTGTACTGTCCTGAAGGAACAACATTTTTGAAATCTGTGGATGCATCCATATTAATAAATTCTCCAGATGCTTTGTACGAGATCCTTAAGCAAGTAGTGGAAGAAGTTGGAGTTGTGCGTGTTTTGCAAGTAATTACAAATAGTGAAGAGCACTATGTTATTGCTGGGAAGAGGTTGATGGATACGTTCCCCACGCTGTACTGGTCTCCCTGTGCAGCTGCTTGCATAAATTTGATACTAGAGGATTTTGGAAAAGTTGAGTGGATAAACTCCATAGTATCACAGGCTAGATCTGTTACAAGGTttatttataaacacgtcttTCTTTTGAATATGATGCGGAGGTATACTTTTGGAAATGACATTGTGAAGCCGGGAGTAACTCGGTATGCTACAGACTTTATGactttgaaacaaatggcTGACCTTAAATTTAATTTGCAGACTATGGTTACTTCAAAAGAATGGGAAGGGTGCCCTCATTCTAAAACACCAGAAGGATCAGCAATGCTGGATTTATTGACTAATCACACATTTTGGTCTTCGTGCATTATGATCGCGCGATTAACAAATCCACTTTTGCAAGTCTTGAGAATCGTTGGTAGCCAGAAGAAGGCAGCAATGGGATATGTTTTTGGAGGAATGTATCGAGCAAAAGAAACAATCAAGAGAGAATTTGTCAAGAAAGAAGAATATACAGCTTACTGGAATATCATAGATTATAGGTGGCAGAAACTATGGGATCTTCCGCTTCTTGCTGCTGGTTTTTACCTTAATCCAAAGTTTTTCTATAGCATCAAGGGAGACATGAACAAGGTGATTATGTCGAAGATGCTGGACTGCATAGTGAAATTGGTCCCAGATTTGAAAATTCAAGACGAAATTAGCAAAGAGATAACCTTTTACCAAAATGCTGTTGGAGATCTGGGGAGGAATTTGGCAATTAGAGCTAGAGAAAATCTGCTTCCTG TTTTCATTGTTCTAAACAGCTGA
- the LOC126800416 gene encoding scarecrow-like protein 23 produces the protein MLQSLVPQSSIAANNPTSSSPPSMKTKRVDRDHDPSSSSSKRPAFSRDPTLPEPPVAENESAGLKLLGLLLQCAECVAMDNLHDASDLLPEISELSSPFGNSPERVGAYFAHALQTRVISSCLGTYSPLTTKALTAAQSQRIFNALQSYNSISPLVKFSHFTANQAIFQALEGEDHVHVIDLDIMQGLQWPGLFHILASRSKKIRSMRITGFGASTELLESTGRRLADFASSLGLPFEFQPVEGKIGSISELSQLGIRESEATVVHWMHHCLYDVTGSDIATLRSVSQLRPKLITIVEQDLSHSGSFLGRFVEALHYYSALFDALGDGLGADSLERHMVEQQLFGCEIRNILAVGGPKRTGEVKVERWGEELKRVGFRPVSLGGNPAAQASLLLGMFPWKGYTLVEENGCLKLGWKDLSLLTASAWQPSD, from the coding sequence ATGCTTCAGAGCTTAGTCCCCCAATCCTCTATTGCCGCCAACAACCCTACCTCCTCTTCTCCCCCCTCCATGAAAACCAAGCGCGTCGACCGCGACCACgacccctcctcctcctcctccaagcGCCCCGCCTTCTCCCGCGACCCCACCCTGCCCGAGCCCCCCGTCGCCGAGAACGAGTCCGCCGGCCTCAAACTCCTCGGCCTCCTCCTACAATGCGCCGAGTGCGTCGCCATGGATAACCTCCACGACGCCAGCGACCTCCTCCCGGAGATCTCCGAGCTCTCCTCCCCCTTCGGCAACTCCCCGGAGCGCGTCGGCGCCTACTTCGCCCACGCGCTCCAGACGCGCGTTATCAGCTCCTGCCTCGGGACGTACTCCCCTCTCACGACGAAAGCCCTAACTGCGGCGCAGTCGCAGCGGATCTTCAACGCGCTCCAGTCGTACAACTCCATCAGTCCGCTAGTGAAATTCTCTCACTTCACGGCGAACCAGGCGATATTTCAGGCGCTGGAGGGGGAGGATCACGTCCACGTCATCGACCTGGACATAATGCAGGGCCTCCAGTGGCCAGGGTTGTTCCACATCCTCGCCTCCCGGTCAAAGAAAATCCGGTCAATGCGGATAACCGGGTTCGGAGCCTCCACCGAGCTGCTCGAGTCCACAGGCCGGAGGCTCGCGGACTTCGCGAGCTCTCTCGGCCTGCCCTTCGAGTTCCAGCCAGTCGAAGGGAAAATCGGAAGCATTTCCGAGCTGAGTCAGCTCGGAATCCGAGAGAGCGAGGCCACAGTTGTGCACTGGATGCACCACTGCCTCTACGACGTCACCGGAAGCGACATCGCGACGCTGAGATCGGTGAGCCAGCTGCGGCCGAAGCTGATCACGATCGTGGAGCAGGACCTGAGCCACAGCGGGAGCTTCCTGGGGCGGTTCGTAGAGGCGTTGCATTACTACAGCGCGTTGTTCGACGCGCTCGGGGACGGGTTGGGTGCGGACAGCCTAGAGAGGCATATGGTGGAGCAGCAGCTGTTCGGGTGTGAGATAAGGAATATCCTGGCCGTGGGTGGGCCCAAGAGGACGGGGGAGGTGAAGGTGGAGAGGTGGGGGGAGGAGTTGAAGCGGGTCGGGTTCCGGCCCGTTTCGCTTGGCGGTAACCCGGCCGCCCAGGCCAGCCTTTTGCTGGGGATGTTTCCTTGGAAAGGGTATACATTGGTGGAGGAGAATGGGTGCTTGAAATTGGGGTGGAAGGATCTTTCCTTGCTCACCGCCTCAGCCTGGCAGCCGTCCGATTGA